In one Cryptococcus deuterogattii R265 chromosome 11, complete sequence genomic region, the following are encoded:
- a CDS encoding phosphoketolase, producing MADETSSITSFGSARSTVKDQPLTQEELKQMDAYMRASLYLCLGMLYLRHNPLLKESLKKEHLKARLLGHWGSDSGQIFSYIHMNRLIKKYDLDALFISGPGHGAPAVLSQSYLEGVYTEVYPNITEDVEGMRRFFKQFSFPGGIGSHATPETPGSLHEGGELGYSISHAFGTVFDNPNLITLTMVGDGESETGPLATSWHSTKFLNPITDGAVLPVLHLNGYKINNPTVLARISHEELEALFVGYGWKPYFVEGSDLPSMHQAMAATLEKAVLEIKAYQKQARDSGKAFRPRWPMIILRSPKGWTAPRDVSGHHLEGYWRAHQIPLADVATNSEHLKLLENWMRSYKPEELFTEDGKLIPELKSLPPTGKARMSANPVSNGGSVRKALILPDYKDYAFKDVVRGVTLASSMSNMARFLRDVIKKNQTNFRLFGPDETESNKLAAVYEAGKKVWMADYLPEDTDGGNLVHAGRVMEILSEHTVEGWLEGYVLSGRHGLLNSYEPFIHIIDSMVNQHCKWIEKCLEVEWRAKVSSLNILLTATVWRQDHNGFTHQDPGFLDVVANKSPEVVRIYLPPDGNCLLSVMNHCFESKNYVNVIVADKQDHLQYLDMEAAIAHCTKGLSIWDWACAGDPNDNPDLVMACCGDVPTMESLAATALLKEYLPDLKIRFVNVVDLFKLISHVDHPHGLTDRQWISYFTEDTPIIFNFHSYPWLIHRLTYKRPGSHHIHVRGYKEKGNIDTPLELAIRNQTDRYSLAMDAIDRLPHLQNKGSMAREKLYDAQIKARNWAYENGIDPEDVRNWKWPYGPKSEGISEGISEGIANKLGFGTENKQQVASVGTSE from the exons ATGGCTGACGAaacctcctccatcacctCTTTTGGTTCGGCTCGCTCTACTGTCAAGGACCAGCCCTTGACCCAGGAGGAGCTCAAGCAAATGGACGCCTACATGCGGGCTTCTCTCTATCTCTGTCTTGGTATGCTCTACCTTCGTCATAATCCTCTCCTCAAGGAGTCTCTCAAGAAGGAGCATCTCAAGGCTCGTCTTTTGGGTCATTGGGGCTCCGATAGCGGCCAGATTTTCAGCTATATCCACATGAACCGTCTCATTAAGAAGTATGATTTGGATGCCCTTTTCATTTCTGGTCCCG GTCACGGTGCCCCCGCTGTCCTCTCTCAATCCTATCTCGAAGGTGTCTACACTGAAGTCTACCCCAACATTACTGAAGACGTTGAGGGCATGAGacgcttcttcaagcaGTTCTCTTTCCCTGGCGGGATTGGTTCTCACGCTACCCCAGAGACTCCTGGATCTCTTCACGAAGGTGGTGAACTCGGTTATTCTATCTCGCACGCCTTCGGTACTGTCTTTGACAATCCCAACCTCATTACTCTTACTATGGTCGGTGATGGTGAAAGTGAGACTGGTCCTCTAGCTACTTCTTGGCACAGTACCAAATTCTTGAACCCTATCACCGATGGTGCCGTTTTGCCCGTCTTGCATCTCAACGG TTACAAAATCAACAACCCCACAGTCCTTGCTCGAATCTCCCACGAAGAACTTGAAGCTCTCTTTGTCGGCTACGGCTGGAAGCCCTACTTTGTCGAAGGCTCCGATCTTCCCTCTATGCACCAAGCTATGGCTGCCACCCTCGAAAAGGCCGTCCTTGAGATCAAGGCGTACCAGAAGCAAGCTCGAGACTCTGGTAAGGCTTTCCGTCCTCGTTGGCCTATGATTATTCTCCGATCCCCCAAGGGTTGGACTGCCCCTCGAGACGTCTCTGGACACCACCTCGAAGGCTACTGGCGTGCCCACCAGATCCCGCTTGCAGATGTCGCAACTAATTCTGAACACCTCAAGCTCCTGGAAAACTGGATGCGATCTTATAAGCCCGAAGAACTCTTCACTGAGGACGGCAAACTTATTCCCGAGCTTAAGAGCCTTCCTCCTACCGGTAAAGCCCGTATGTCTGCTAACCCTGTGTCTAATGGTGGCTCTGTCCGCAAGGCCTTGATCCTTCCCGACTACAAGGACTACGCCTTCAAGGACGTCGTTCGTGGTGTGACCCTTGCTTCTAGCATGTCCAACATGGCGCGCTTCCTTAGAGATGtgatcaagaagaaccaGACCAACTTCCGTCTTTTTGGCCCTGATGAGACTGAATCCAACAAACTAGCTGCCGTGTATGAGGCTGGTAAGAAGGTTTGGATGGCGGACTACTTGCCCGAGGACACCGATGGAGGTAATCTTGTTCATGCGGGACGAGTGATGGAGATTTTGTCTGAGCACACTGTTGAAGGATGGCTTGAGGGTTACGTCTTGTCTGGTCGACACGGTCTT TTGAACTCTTATGAGCCAttcatccatatcatcGACTCTATGGTTAACCAACACTGCAAGTGGATCGAAAAGTGTCTCGAGGTCGAATGGCGTGCCAAAgtctcctctctcaacaTTCTCCTTACTGCCACCGTCTGGCGTCAGGACCACAACGGTTTCACTCACCAAGACCCGGGTTTCCTCGACGTCGTCGCAAACAAGTCCCCCGAGGTCGTCCGTATCTACCTCCCTCCCGACGGTAACTGTCTTCTCTCTGTCATGAACCATTGTTTCGAAAGCAAGAACTACGTCAACGTTATCGTTGCCGATAAGCAGGACCACTTGCAGTACCTCGACATGGAGGCTGCTATTGCGCACTGTACCAAGGGTCTTAGTATTTGGGACTGGGCGTGTGCGGGTGACCCCAACGATAACCCTGACCTCGTTATGGCTTGTTGCGGTGATGTCCCTACTATGGAGTCTCTTGCTGCCACCGCTCTCCTGAAAGAATACCTCCCGGACCTTAAGATTCGTTTTGTCAACGTTGTTGACCTCTTCAAACTTATCTCTCACGTGGACCATCC TCACGGTCTTACTGACCGTCAGTGGATCTCTTACTTCACAGAGGACActcccatcatcttcaacttccaCTCTTACCCCTGGCTCATCCACCGACTCACTTACAAGCGCCCAGGTTCCCATCACATCCACGTTCGAGGTtacaaggagaagggtaaCATCGACACTCCTCTCGAGCTCGCTATCCGTAACCAGACTGACCGATACAGTCTCGCGATGGACGCTATCGATCGTCTGCCTCACCTGCAGAACAAGGGTTCTATGGCGAGGGAGAAGTTGTATGATGCCCAAATCAAGGCGAGGAATTGGGCCTACGAGAATGGCATTGACCCAGAGGATGTCAGGAACTGGAAGTGGCCTTATGGTCCCAAGTCTGAGGGTATTTCTGAGGGTATTTCTGAGGGTATTGCGAACAAGCTTGGATTCGGAACGGAGAATAAGCAACAGGTTGCATCCGTTGGTACTAGCGAGTAA